A stretch of DNA from Manihot esculenta cultivar AM560-2 chromosome 7, M.esculenta_v8, whole genome shotgun sequence:
TCTCTAAACCTCTATTTCTTTCtgtttttctcattttttttcctcattttctGGTTTTTTGTAGCCGCCGAATTTGCTTCTGCTCGTTAGGGTTTCCGCGGGATCTCCACAGCGAGAAATCCAAGGCTGACTTCCTGCTTCAGGTTTCGAGAATCGAGGAGTTTCTCAAGGATCCTTTGGGAATTAGGGATTCTAACGAGTTGACTGTTCAGGTCCGTGTTCCTAAGGTAGCGCTAGTTCCTGCGACGCCTGCGTCGACGTTTGGCGTTGCTGCGGCTGGagatggaggaggaggaggtggtggtggaggtggagggaGTGATTTGGGAGAAGAGGTGTCGGCGCAGAATAAGCGTGTTGCGCTTCAGAAAAAAGCGGCAGCTGCTATGGTTGCTGCTGAGGATTATGCTCGCCGGTTTGAGGCCGGTGATATGGCGGTAAGATTGTTGTTTGAGTGGTCTTATATTTACATGTACAAACGTATATgtggttttattttaattactggCTGTTGAGAGATTGGCTAGTTTGTGTTTAATTTGAGTGTAGGTGTTTAAGTCTCTTAATGCTTGTCTTATGAGTTTAACTTTAAATGTGTAGGATCTGGTGGTTGTTTCGTTTGATTACCTTTCTAAATTATGGTTAATTGAACAATTACGTTCATTTGAGCTTAGAATGGTTCATTGTTAGCTTATTTTGTTAGGTTTGATTTACTGTTGGCGTAAATTTTTGCTGGTGAGTTGGAGGTAAATATTGAGGTTATTTGTTGAAATGTTTGATTTGTGTTTAGTTATACCGGTGCTTGATTAATATGCTGGGATGGGGAGGTAATTTTATTACTTGGATAtataatgcttttttttttttttggtgtgtGTGTGCATGTGTTTGGGAAACAAAGCATTTGGAAGCTTTAATTACTGAAAGCAAACAATGTAGCAGGAATGCTGGGGGAGAAATACCCCAGATAATCTCATCAGACAAAGAAACAGCTGCTCTAGCCATCAGATGAGCAACTTGGTTCACTGATTTATTTGCGAAGGAACATAGAATTAAAAGAGCTCAAAAGAGCTTTACAATCATTAACTATTTCGCTCAAAGAAGAAAGATTTGCTGTTGAGATCTGCAAAGCTTGATTCAAAAGAAGTGATTCAGTTTCAACAATGTAGTTGAAacgtttgattttattttattggggTTGGGGAGGGGTCATTTGAGTGGTGGCATTTGAAGTTTTCTATTGCTTTATAGAAATGATTGTAATGGGATGACAAGAGATTTTAGGTGACAGAGGTTGGAATTGAAAGATTATTTTAGAGTATTGGTTGATAGGGTCTACTATTGGCAAAGAAAAGTTTAGTTgcttcttctcttctctattttttattttttattttaaaaattcattttcagGTTGCCTCAAAAGATACTATTGGAGACGAGCAAGGTATGTCCAACTCAAATGTAATGTGCCGCATGTGCTTTTTGGGTGAAACTGAGGGAAGTGAGAGGGCAAGGAGGATGCTTTCCTGCAAAAGTTGTGGCAAAAAGTACCATAGAAGCTGTTTGAAAGCATGGGCTCAACACAGGGGTAAATTTAGTGGATTAATAAATTTCCAGAGctgcaataattttttaaatgtatcTTATGCGGTGGATGATTGCAGATTTATTTCACTGGAGTTCATGGACCTGTCCATCTTGCCGAATCTGTGAGGTACTTATGCATGTGATTTCAGTTTGTTCTGAGCAAAAACTATATTACTGAGGTCATACATGTCAGAGAAATGGCTCTTGATCCTTCTGCATACCATATCTATTGCAATGTTGCAACACATCAACCATAGTAATTGCTGACtccattttcatttttcttgttATGTTATTGTGTTCTCTAAGATTTCACAAAAAAGATGTCATATTCATTTGCCTAGGCAATGTTCCCACATAGTTAGCAGCGTtcatgtatgtatatatattagatCTAATTAGAAGAGCTCTTAACCTTGTATTGGTTCTGTTTTTGTCAGATATGCCGAAGAACTGGGGATCCAAATAagttcatgttttgcaaaagGTGTGATGGTGCGTACCATTGTTACTGCCAACATCCTCCACATAAAGTAAGATTTTGTTGCAGGTTCCTATTTCATATTTAGAATGAAATAGCATTGTTAACATTCATTTATGGATGGTGCAGAATGTGAGTTCTGGACCATATTTATGCCCTAAACACACAAGGTGTCACAGTTGTGGATCTTCTGTTCCAGGAAATGGTCTGAGTGTGAGGTATTGATCACCAATGGATAGCCTTTGCACATAAAATTTAGCCTGTTCTATATATTTTGGTATTTGAATTTTGTCGTCTTGCTTTTTGACTACCATCAAATGGGAAATAACACATGTTACCTTTATTATTGGATAGTAAATATCTGTGTAATTAAAGGAGAATTCCTTGTCCCTGATCATTTCCTATTATGCTTTTGTAAGCTAGCATATCAGTACCATaatatcatatttaattttGCTGTTAAGGGATGAATTAAAATTTCTGACTCTGAAATCTTCACTGTCACTATTGTAATGATAATGATGGGTGAATTGTTTGGTTTGTCCAAGTTTTatacttctttttattttttttttccatttagaTCTCGTGTCGATCTGGTAGGGCTACAGGACAAGTTGCTTGATGGGATGAGCTACATTGAATGTTTGTGCCTATAGTTGAGCAGCCTATTCTCTTCTTTATCTTTGGCTGATGTATTATTTACTCCTAAAACTTTCAGGTGGTTTCTGGGATATACTTGCTGCGATGCTTGTGGAAGATTGTTCGTGAAGGGAAATTACTGCCCTGTTTGTTTGAAGGTATTATGAACCTAACAAATAAGTTGAGTGTAGATTATTGTGTGCTTATAGGCTGCTACAATCAGTGTTGTTAAAGGCGAGAGGCGAGGTGCCATCCCCTCGCGTCGCCTGACTGAGGCAAAGGCGCCTGCACAAAGGGGATGCCTCAGTCCACAAAGGCGCCAGGCAAGAGGCACCAGAGGCGATGCCTCACTGAagcaaaccttttttttttttccaacaaAATGCTTTTAAACAACAAAAGAGAAATTCTAGTCTCTCTTCATCTCTTTCAAACAGCAGATAACACTTCTTATCTGCTGCAGCAACTAAAATGCAAATTTCTTACTCTTTCTTTCTCCAAATACCATCAACCAAATATGTCTCTcctcctctctctctttctctcttcttcttcttcttctttctcctctcTTCTCTCCCTACTGTACCTGCATAGCAGCATgtcttctttttttaatttttctctcgtcttctcctttttttccttctctttctcGTCTTCTCGCACAGCAACAAATCCtcttattcttttccttttttttttttttaaaaattctctcttcttctattgCTGCAAATAATATATGTATTTCTTTTGAACATGTAGTTTTTCCTTTAAATATGGGTGTTCATTGaagggtatatatatatatatatatatatatatttaaaatatataacaaaattttGGCTTTATTGCCTTTTTTAAAAAGGCATTGCCTCGCCTCTCGCCTCTCCTATCGCTTTGGTGTCGCCTCTCGCTTTGATAACACTGGCTACACTGATGATAATAGTTAAAGGCTCTATCATGAGgtggaaaaggaaaactcagttTTTCTGCAGGTTATTGGTGTGGTACATGGGCATTTTTCTTGTTAATTTGTTTGACATGGACTTCTGTGTGAGCATGTGCTTCTCTGTATTATCATTCATGCATGTTTTTCTACCTCAATGGAATTGGTTTAATCTTGCAGGTTTATAGAGATTCGGAGTCAACACCAATGGTTTGCTGTGACATTTGCCAGCGGTGGGTGCACTGCAGTTGTGATGGTATTAGGTCTGTTGCTGCCCTTGTTTATATTTCATAAATAGAGCCATCTGGGACATTGTTCTGAAGATTGATGATGCACGTGTctttgggtttttttttttttgttttaacttATCCATGTGCTGTGTCTGCAGGTTACCTATTATTGTACATGTTATATGTCATGCTTGTTCTGAAGTGGCTGAGCAATTGGTCTACTGTTTGCACGAATTTTTAGTTATAGGTTTACTAGTTAAAACTTGTTTGATTATGGACAAATATGATACTGAATTGTCCAGTTCTGTTGTTGACTACTTGTACTTCTGAAACAAAAAGAATTTGGAGGAGCACGTGAAAAACAAAAAGACAACAGTTCCAGCATAAACACATAAGTGAATAAAAGATAAGATAGATTGAATGATCAACTTTCCTAATGATTTCTGCCACTTCTCTTGTCCTTAGATTGGTAGGTCAAAATTAGCTCAAACCTGTTGtgcatatatttattttcattgaaggGTGAGGAGGCCATTTCAAATTGACTGGGAATGAATACTTATTAGAGCAAGGAAAGGTATGAGCTTTATCAACAAGTTATTTAATGTGGTTGATGAGGGATGAAAGCTATGAATGAGATGGTAAAAAATGATGTATTTATTGCTTTGGAAATTTAATCGAAGTGGTGGAGAACAAAGTTatatatgtgaaaataaaattaagctcCAAATGTTGGTTAAACTTGGAATTGTGGAACTGTTTGCTTATAATTTGAAATGCATTCCACATTTGTGATGTGTTCTTGGAATGGATGGagcattttttttaactttgcaattttttgaagaaaatgAACTGAGTGAAACTGGGTGGAGATATTAGACAGATATCTAGCTTTTGCAGTATCTATGTTCAGTAGCTTCATGGAATGACTTCTGAGCATAAtacctctttctctttttctcgtGTGCATGTGTGCTTACTTAACTGTGGGGCTAGTTGCTCTGCACATTAGAATGTGACAGAATTTACTCTGATACAGCTGTCCCTCCAAAGTATGACATTCTTGCAATGTTTTGCAGCGATGAAAAATATCTACAATTTCAAGTGGATGGAAATCTCCAATATAAATGTGCCACATGTCGTGGAGAGTGCTACCAGGTTCTTACAATTGGCATTTCTTTATCATGTCTCTTGTTAGTTATATGATTGGGGTGCGTGTGGAAGTCATCTTCTGAAGTGTTTTTAAATTatacttaattaaatataatttatattcccAGGTAAAGGATCATGAAGATGCTGTTCAAGAGCTTTGGAGGAGACGTGATAAAGCTGATCAAGGTTTAATTGCAAGCTTGAGGGCTGCTGCAGGATTGCCAACTCAAGAAGATATATTTTCTATTTCACTGTATTCAGATGATGAGGAAAATGGTCCGGTGATGGTGAAGAATGATTTTGGACGTTCTCTAAAGCTCTCTCTCAAAGGCTTAGTTGATAAGTCACCCAAAAAGAGCAAGGAACATGGAAATAAATCTTCAAGTAAGAAAACTGCCAAGAAAAAGGGTCCTCATATGTCTTTACTTAGTAAGTCAGAACCACAGCATGACTTTCAACCTTTTGGACACATTCTGGATGAAAACAACGATGATGACAGTGATTCTCATAAAAAGGGAGGAAACATATGCTCTTCTCCTGTGGCAGGAATCAGGGAGCATACTGAAGGAATTTGTTCTGTTAATCAGCCAGCAGTTTTGAAACACAAGTTTGTAGATGAAGTGATGGTAAGTGATGGAGAGAAGACATGTAGAATTGTTAAGATTAAGAGTAGCAAGTCTCATGACTTGAATAGTGGGGATGATGCTGAAAACCAGGCTAACAAGTTGAAAGCTGTGAAGGCAAAAAAGTTGGTTATAAATCTTGGTGCACGAAAAATAAATGTGACTAATTCACCAAGATCTGATGCTTCAAGCTGCCAAAGAGATCAAGATTTGGCAACTTCCAATGGTATGTTTTCCATTTAACATTTGACAAATTTTGGTAACTAGAATATGTGTTGTTATGATGGAATTTTCATATTTACATGTGCTGAGTTTTAACATTGGTATTTGTAATTGCTGCTACTAGAATCATCATCTTTGTGATAATTAATTCGTTCTGGGTGCTATAATTTATTGTCatattagttgttttatgaattTGAAGGATGCTATACCATGAGTATGAGTGTACCTGTAAGCACAAGTACTtggtctttttttttctccttcagTTCTTTTTCACTTATTGAACAGTTTTAATGGTATGATTGAAGAGTTTATGTTATAATTAgtgaataaattaaatgataattgGAGTTTAAGTAATTTAATATGCCATCCATCCACAGAGTTTCCTCTTACATGGCTGCAATAAATGTTATGGCCACTGTGTTGAACTTTATAGGTTCATTTTAATCTCAATTTTTTGGTTTAGATTTAGACAAGTACTTTACTGCTATGGTAGTTCTgctttagttttaaaaaatcatctTGCTAAGAAGCCAAAAAAAGAAACATATACAAAGGTCAGGCGACGATCAATTTGATTATATTTGTTCAATACCATGCTTTATTTGTGTCCACATTCCATGTATCTAAAAGACTTTGTTTTATTGCTATCTTGTTTTAGCATATGTCAAATATCTCTATTGGGTTGAACTATCatctcatttattcaaataatagcTTTTATGCTCTTGAAATCTGTTTTGCAGACAGTAATGTAAAACTGAATGAAGAGCAAGAATTAATCACGTTGTGTTTTGTCATGGTCTACTAATTGAATGCTGCTTAGGTTTAGATTTTTATTTCAACTCTATCCCTCTCCCTATTTGGCTTAATATTCTATTTTATGGAGCAGGCAGTGAAGATACAGGCCAACATGGAATGAGTGATAGGCTTGTCGGGGATAGGCATGAAGGTACTACTATATTTGGTGATGATAATGTACTTGTTTTCCAATTCATCAGCACAGATAATATGTCCTCCTTGTGCTGCCATTGGCTGGCATCTATAAATGGAGGATATTATTGTGGTTATTTATAATAACTTCATTGATTCTTATATTTGCAGGTGATACAGTTGATCACTCTGGCCAAATAAGAAGTTTGAAGTTTCCACGGAGAGAGGGAAATTTTATTAAGTTTGGAAAAGTGAAATCTGAAACTTCCAATTTAAATCCCAGATTTGACAGAGGGAGTGGTGCTGATGGAGATGAGGCCATTCCTTTAGATCATACAAGTGTTTCATCGGGCAAAAGAAGCATTGATTCAAGTAGGGTTGCAATTGAACCAGCAGGTGAAGTCCCTGCTTTAAGAAGTGAGAAGACTTCTTCAGGGAAGCAGCCAGAAATCAAGCCTGAGACATATACTGAAAGCAATGATGATTCTGGTGATACACCTATTTTGCAATCACTGCCAAAAGATTCCAAATTTTCATTGAAGTTAAAGATTAAAAAACATAATCTTCTAAACCAATATTCTCGAAAGCCTCCACCCGAGGAAGAAAAGAGTTCCATAAGGGGCCAAAGATCAAAAAGAAAGAGACCATCAAGCTTGCTGGAAAAAACACTGTATAATGAATATGAAGATGTCACACAATCACATCAAGACAGTGAGATGATGGAAGCTAGTTGGATATTAAAAAAGTTGGGAAAAGATGCAATTGGAAAGAGAGTTGAAGTTCATCAACCGTTGGACAATTCATGGTGAGTTTTCCCTTTTTGCCCCATCTCTGAGGAAGGGTGCTGTGAAATATGGGGATGAACACAGGAACTAGATTGTTAGGAATTTTTGTAGTTATGAAAAAGATATTATACATAGGAAGGTCAAAGGTGTAGACCAGGGAGCATCTCACTCACATCCTAGAATTAGAACCTGTTTAGAAATGAGGTTGAAACTGCCTTTTTAGACAAGCACCCATTTAATGCTGTAGGAAGTTTGAAATAGCTATCTGTTCTTTTGAAGTTATTGTATTAAAACTTGTCAAGTTTAAACCAAAGCAAGAATTTAAAACAATGTTTTACTCAACAACTCAAGCGACAATGTTACACCGAccctaatatatttttaatcataACTCATCTATTTCTGTTCTAAAGCAAGAAACAACCTCCTATGGGGTGTTAGAGGTCAGTGTTCTCACACTTATTTGCATCTCCTTGATTTGTGTGCAGCATGTTCCTTTCTCCTACTTGGACAGAATGTATTTGCTGTTATATTGAGATTAGAATGGGTTTATAACCCTCCATGTCATACTTGGATTTTTTGTTTTAGATGTTTgggtttttttttctctttttgactGTCGATGATGACTTCATGATTCAGGCATAAGGGAGCAGTCTCCAACATGATTGAAGGCACTTCGACATTGTCTGTTACTTTGGATGACGGTAGAGTAAAAAGCTTGGAACTTGGGAAGCAAGCAGTTCGATTTGTTCCTCAAAAGCAAAAGAGGTCAACAACATGAATGTAGAATTAGTTTGCAGTTGTTCATATACCGAATTTGGAGACTTCTTCCATATTAGAGGTGAAGCAGCAGTCTCCATTCCTTGAGACCAAACGGATTCAAGTTACATTTTCTGGTTTCCATATGGCTGCTGATTCTTCATCAAAGCTTTGTCAATGGGGCAATTCACTCGGTTACATGAAATAATCCTGGACAACCGGGGATTATTTCAAAGGAGGCTCTATTTTTACTTCCTTTCCTCGTTCCCCTCGTGTATTTGAATGATTATTTGATTTAGAAATGTAGCCTTTTCTTTTGGATGTTGTATGTAGGCATCTAGGCAAACATGATTGCGCTAGCGTCGTAATCAGTGCATAGTAAGTGGCGTTTGCCTTGTTAATTGTAGCTAGAAACATGGAATTAAGGTCAGACGGTCAGGCTCTGTTATGCTCATTTGGTTTATAGGATTTGTAAGGCTCCATGGACCAGACTTCATTCTAGTGTTTGCCATTAAGCTTCAAATCCTTTTTGAAGTAAAATCAATCGTTGCCATATTTGGTTTATCCTAGCGGCGTATAAATGGAGGAAATAAACCTTTCTTCATTTCTATTTAATCCTCGTATAAAAACCTTGGATGGTTCAGAATTAGATATTATGATAAATTATAGTTAACAAATTAATATGGTGGTCGTTAGTTTAGTGGTCTTTCTAATGGTTCAATGATCTGATTCTAATTGcagctatttaaaaaaaaaaaaaaaaatcaaagcttCTAATTTTGATTAAACTCAAATTAAGCCAACTATAGATCAAAACTAAGAGACTTGGTATTTAATCCTAATTTTTTCAAACCTTAAATTCAAACAGTCGGATCCAAGCCTACATTGcaaacatgttttttttttttttttttttttaaagtttattttatcATTGATACCACGTGGTTTTGGTACAAATTCCATAGTGCATTCGAATCAAACTAGAATTCTAACTACAATTTTATGAACTCTTAAAATATTAACCTAAccgaattgaaattaaaaaattaaatttaattaaaatcaaaatatttaatcaaTTATTGACTCtgaactaattaaaataaaataaaaaaattatattttatagtattaattacttaattatataaataaaaaatataataataataataaatgcaactttttttgaaaaataataattataaaattagtaaattttacaaaaataattataaataatagtttattaataaaattataaataatagtttattaataaaattataaataatagtttattaataaaattataattaaatatattaattaatacaaGTTTAGTTATTTTGTATCCATAACTGatacttgaatttttttttatattattaatcattCGGTAATCCAACTGAACGGACTTCTCCCAAAATTATCGAATTCGCTTATAACCGAATAATGCACGTGCCTACCCACTTTCCAGCCTCGCCGTATATTCGCATCGCGAGTTTCTGAACACACTAGCAGTCGAGGACGGAGGCGGCGACGGGTTCAAACTCCCCTGTGAACGCACCCTTTCCCAGCTTCAAAGAGAAAGTTCGAAAAAGCCATGAATGCTCCCGATCGCTACGAGCGATTCGTCGTCCCAGAGGGcactaaaaagtaatttcacGATCTCTCTCCCTCTCAGATGTCTCTCCAAAATCTTCTGTTTCTCTATAACTCACCAAGTCGCCATTTTCCTTTTGCTCTTTCTCCATTGTGTCTTTTCCTTGTACAGGGTTTCGTATGAAAGAGACACGAAGATCATAAATGCGGCGTCGTTTACTGTAGAGAGAGAGGACCACACCATCGGCAACATTCTTCGCATGTACTTAATAGCTCCTTTTGTTTCTTAATTTTTGTTGATTGTAGTTAATTGAACTCTAATTTCTTTCCGTTTTTGTACAAATTTTTGGTGTAATTAGGCAGTTGCACAGAGACGAAAATGTTCTCTTTGCAGGATACAAGCTCCCTCACCCTCTCAAGTATAAAATCATTGTTAGGGTTAgtattttttctctttaatgTATATTTGCATGCATTAATATATTTGTGTTTGATATTTTTAGGTTTTATTGGAAATTGAGTGGTTAATGGGTTTATGGTTTAGCTTCATCAAAATGAATTTTGAGTGTGTTTTGAATGAATTTATAAATGGTATAAAGTGCTCAATGTGATATTGGGTTCTCATTTGTGTGCAATTTATCTCTATATCATTACAGCTACTGGATTTTGATGTGATTATGGCTTCACATTCTAATAGAAAATGAATATGTGCCTTGCAACATATTCAAATTTGTAAAAATGGGATCTTTTTGGTTAAGCTAATTAACAATTTAAGTTTAGAAGCTAGTAACTTGTTGTTCATCTATTTTTGCATCTACTTTTGCACAAGGGCCGGCTTGTGCCTTCTCTTCattgctttttttatttttcattttttttattgtgtattgaagaaaaaaaaaacccttgTATTTGGCATATAAAGGAGCATCCATTAGAGGGTAGGTCTAATTGTTTAACATTGCAACTTCATGGAGGTAAGTGAGTAGCTTATATGATGCATGGGCAGATCCTATCATCCTTTAGTTTAAAACTTGGGTAACTAGGAATGTGCCAAATGTATTGAAGTTTCATGCTTTAACCTATTTGATATGGTTTTGTAGATCCATACAACTAGCCAGTCTTCGCCAAT
This window harbors:
- the LOC110619241 gene encoding uncharacterized protein LOC110619241, which produces MAFHAACPITCRRICFCSLGFPRDLHSEKSKADFLLQVSRIEEFLKDPLGIRDSNELTVQVRVPKVALVPATPASTFGVAAAGDGGGGGGGGGGGSDLGEEVSAQNKRVALQKKAAAAMVAAEDYARRFEAGDMAVASKDTIGDEQGMSNSNVMCRMCFLGETEGSERARRMLSCKSCGKKYHRSCLKAWAQHRDLFHWSSWTCPSCRICEICRRTGDPNKFMFCKRCDGAYHCYCQHPPHKNVSSGPYLCPKHTRCHSCGSSVPGNGLSVRWFLGYTCCDACGRLFVKGNYCPVCLKVYRDSESTPMVCCDICQRWVHCSCDGISDEKYLQFQVDGNLQYKCATCRGECYQVKDHEDAVQELWRRRDKADQGLIASLRAAAGLPTQEDIFSISLYSDDEENGPVMVKNDFGRSLKLSLKGLVDKSPKKSKEHGNKSSSKKTAKKKGPHMSLLSKSEPQHDFQPFGHILDENNDDDSDSHKKGGNICSSPVAGIREHTEGICSVNQPAVLKHKFVDEVMVSDGEKTCRIVKIKSSKSHDLNSGDDAENQANKLKAVKAKKLVINLGARKINVTNSPRSDASSCQRDQDLATSNGSEDTGQHGMSDRLVGDRHEGDTVDHSGQIRSLKFPRREGNFIKFGKVKSETSNLNPRFDRGSGADGDEAIPLDHTSVSSGKRSIDSSRVAIEPAGEVPALRSEKTSSGKQPEIKPETYTESNDDSGDTPILQSLPKDSKFSLKLKIKKHNLLNQYSRKPPPEEEKSSIRGQRSKRKRPSSLLEKTLYNEYEDVTQSHQDSEMMEASWILKKLGKDAIGKRVEVHQPLDNSWHKGAVSNMIEGTSTLSVTLDDGRVKSLELGKQAVRFVPQKQKRSTT
- the LOC110619262 gene encoding DNA-directed RNA polymerases II, IV and V subunit 11: MNAPDRYERFVVPEGTKKVSYERDTKIINAASFTVEREDHTIGNILRMQLHRDENVLFAGYKLPHPLKYKIIVRIHTTSQSSPMQAYNQAINDLDKEFDHLKNAFEAELAKFSRDY